One Solanum lycopersicum chromosome 2, SLM_r2.1 genomic region harbors:
- the LOC101267469 gene encoding uncharacterized protein, which produces MNIINRAASIFLLLVFFLAFFKDSVHGRPLLLSMSRPKPDDAALFARWLVSQNYWGVLNTIASDMGGAPFGNVVSFSDGLPDKGRGIPYFYLTTLDPTARNALKDQRSSFTISEYAIGTCGKKDPENPSCAKITLVGKLKVVAGDPKETSFAQTALFTKHPEMEGWPKSHDFQIYKLEIEEIFMINWFGGPKPLTVDQYLQAKMDSHMTIA; this is translated from the exons ATGAATATCATCAACAGGGCAGCTtcgatttttcttcttttggtgtTCTTCTTGGCTTTTTTCAAAGATTCTGTTCATGGGCGCCCTCTTTTACTGTCAATGTCCAGACCCAAGCCGGATGATGCTGCCTTATTTGCTCGATGGCTCGTTTCTCAGAATTATTGGGGTGTCCTCAA TACTATAGCAAGTGATATGGGAGGAGCACCGTTCGG GAATGTTGTCTCATTTAGTGATGGGTTACCGGACAAAGGCCGTGGTATACCATACTTCTACTTAACAACGCTTGATCCCACTGCTAGAAATGCATTGAAAGACCAGAGATCATCATTTACAATCAGTGAGTACGCCATTGGAACTTGCGGCAAGAAAGATCCTGAGAACCCATCTTGTGCCAAAATTACCCTCGTAGGAAAG TTGAAAGTGGTTGCTGGAGATCCAAAGGAAACTAGCTTTGCTCAAACTGCTTTATTTACAAAACACCCTGAGATGGAAG GTTGGCCCAAGAGTCACGATTTCCAGATATACAAATTAGAGATTGAAGAGATATTTATGATCAATTGGTTTGGTGGTCCCAAACCTCTCACCGTGGATCAGTATTTGCAGGCTAAAAT GGATAGTCACATGACCATTGCATGA
- the LOC101267759 gene encoding CRM-domain containing factor CFM2, chloroplastic, translating into MLLPFCNFHPINPSKTLLKPSPSHSLFSSTPSLSPKPFFPRDSLPVFAASPDTEALPESAIRRIADKLRSLGFVEQPKNQETQENALSSNPTANSPGQIFVPLPTQLPKYRVGHTLDTSWSTPENPVPQPGLGKSIQKFHELRDEFLKEKDKERLKNKEYKKERAPSLAELTLPAEELRRLRTVGIALRKKLKIGKAGITEGIVNGIHERWRRIELVKITCEDICRLNMKRTHELLEKKTGGLVIWRSGSNIILYRGADYKYPYFSENSFENNSAQDANPDLFMGAEEHMTNSSGIDAVKSDASDRKSPPRVIQGVGSPDRVRFELPGEAEHTEEADKLLEGLGPRFTDWWGCEPLPIDADLLPAIVPGYKRPFRLLPYGVKPKLTNDEMTTLRRLGRPLPCHFVLGRNRKLQGLAAAIVKLWEKCEIAKVAVKRGVQNTNSELMVEELKWLTGGTLLSRDREFIVFYRGKDFLPSAVSSAIEERRKQVFEEEKRNGFNSSVANAKERKQSTTESVSDDGHAHRNNQKGVQEKKKLTSMEAAIKRTADKLTTALEKKAEAEKLLLELEEDEVPQQSDMDKEGITEEERFMLRKIGLRMKPFLLLGRRGVFDGTVENMHLHWKYRELVKVITGRKNIEEVHQIARMLEAESGGILVAVERVNKGYAIIVYRGKNYERPASLRPQTLLSKREAMKRSIEAQRRQSLKLHVLKLTQNIEALQSRLAKNEEISHIQSPDIVDRQVPVMGISDAAGGTNYQSIVASPIEDSGDAAEDTDPSSQKELSNDFSDTDHDSQQEFPINPFFQYEGKVEAMGDTIQPQHQSISSIKESKSMFNVNVDQETFGSAVSESVSKSSRGEVKIHFSETRSFNKPREVNNKMEVSQPPPVKPQQTLRSTRSRSEGMSTRRVQLSNRERLLLRKQALKMKKQPVLAVGRSNIVTGVAKNIKEHFKKYPLAIVNVKGRAKGTSVREVVFKLEQATGAVLVSQEPSKVILYRGWGPGGERGASNGNDTSNSKNSREQKELMSISPELISAIRLECGLQSNNDMEVAS; encoded by the exons ATGTTGCTTCCTTTCTGCAACTTCCATCCCATAAACCCTTCTAAAACCCTCTTAAAACCCTCACCATCACATTCCCTCTTCTCTAGTACACCCTCTCTTTCTCCAAAACCCTTCTTTCCTCGTGATTCCCTTCCTGTTTTCGCCGCATCCCCTGATACTGAAGCTTTACCGGAATCCGCCATCCGAAGAATCGCCGACAAGCTACGCAGTCTTGGATTTGTTGAACAACCCAAGAATCAAGAAACCCAAGAAAATGCTTTGAGTTCTAATCCCACTGCAAACTCACCCGGTCAAATTTTCGTTCCTTTGCCTACCCAATTACCCAAGTACCGCGTGGGTCACACGCTTGACACCAGTTGGAGTACGCCTGAAAACCCAGTACCGCAGCCTGGTTTAGGGAAATCTATACAGAAGTTTCATGAATtgagggatgagttcttgaagGAGAAGGACAAGGAGAGGTTGAAGAATAAGGAGTATAAGAAAGAGAGAGCGCCTAGTTTGGCGGAGCTTACTTTGCCAGCTGAGGAATTGAGGAGGCTGAGGACAGTTGGGATTGCGCTCAGGAAAAAGTTAAAGATTGGAAAGGCTGGGATTACTGAGGGGATTGTGAATGGTATTCATGAAAGATGGAGGCGTATCGAGCTTGTTAAAATTACGTGCGAGGACATATGTAGGTTGAATATGAAGAGGACTCATGAGTTGTTAGAG AAGAAAACTGGAGGTCTTGTTATATGGAGATCTggaagtaatataattttgtatagaGGAGCTGATTACAAGTATCCTTATTTCTCTGAGAATAGCTTCGAGAATAACAGTGCACAAGATGCTAACCCTGACTTGTTCATGGGTGCGGAAGAGCACATGACTAACTCATCTGGCATAGATGCGGTAAAATCTGATGCATCGGACAGAAAATCTCCTCCACGTGTAATCCAGGGTGTAGGTTCTCCAGACAGAGTCCGATTTGAATTGCCTGGAGAGGCAGAACATACTGAAGAAGCAGACAAGTTGCTGGAAGGACTTGGTCCTCGCTTTACCGATTGGTGGGGTTGTGAGCCACTGCCTATTGATGCAGATCTTTTGCCAGCTATAGTCCCCGGGTACAAGAGACCTTTCCGTCTACTTCCTTATGGAGTAAAACCTAAATTGACAAATGACGAAATGACAACACTGAGGAGACTTGGTCGACCTTTGCCTTGCCATTTTGTATTAG GAAGAAACAGAAAACTTCAAGGATTGGCTGCTGCAATTGTGAAGCTATGGGAGAAATGTGAAATTGCAAAAGTTGCTGTCAAAAGAGGAGTTCAGAACACTAACAGTGAACTGATGGTGGAAGAGCTAAAG TGGCTGACTGGAGGAACCTTGCTCTCGAGGGATAGGGAATTTATTGTCTTCTACCGAGGGAAGGACTTCTTGCCCTCTGCAGTCTCTTCAGCAATAGAAGAACGGAGAAAGCAAGTTTTTGAAGAGGAAAAGCGGAATGGTTTTAATTCATCAGTAGCAAATGCTAAGGAAAGGAAACAATCCACTACAGAAAGTGTTTCTGATGATGGACATGCACACAGAAATAACCAGAAAGGTGtccaagaaaaaaagaaacttaCTTCCATGGAAGCTGCTATCAAGAGAACTGCAGATAAATTAACCACT GCATTAGAAAAGAAAGCCGAGGCAGAGAAGCTCCTTCTGGAGCTTGAGGAGGATGAGGTGCCTCAACAATCTGATATGGACAAAGAGGGAATAACTGAAGAAGAAAGATTCATGTTGAGGAAGATTGGCTTGAGAATGAAGCCTTTCTTACTTCTTG GTAGGCGGGGAGTCTTTGATGGAACAGTCGAGAACATGCACCTTCATTGGAAGTATAGGGAATTGGTGAAGGTAATAACGGGGAGGAAAAACATTGAAGAGGTCCACCAAATAGCTAGGATGTTAGAGGCAGAGAGTGGGGGAATACTAGTTGCTGTTGAGCGAGTTAATAAGGGTTATGCGATCATTGTATACCGAGGAAAGAACTACGAAAGGCCTGCTTCATTGAGGCCTCAGACTCTTCTAAGTAAAAGAGAAGCAATGAAGCGCTCTATAGAGGCTCAGCGACGTCAG TCATTGAAATTACATGTCTTAAAGCTTACACAAAATATAGAGGCTTTGCAGTCACGGTTG GCCAAGAATGAGGAGATAAGTCATATTCAGTCCCCGGATATAGTTGATAGGCAGGTACCCGTGATGGGCATATCAGATGCTGCAGGTGGAACTAATTACCAGTCTATTGTAGCAAGTCCTATTGAG GATTCTGGAGATGCTGCAGAAGACACTGACCCCAGTTCTcagaaagaattatcaaatgATTTCTCGGACACAGACCACGATTCGCAGCAAGAATTTCCAATTAATCCGTTTTTCCAATATGAGGGCAAGGTTGAGGCTATGGGTGATACAATTCAACCTCAGCATCAATCTATTTCATCAATCAAAGAGTCGAAAAGTATGTTCAATGTGAATGTGGATCAAGAAACATTCGGCAGTGCAGTGAGTGAATCTGTTTCTAAGTCTTCCAGG GGAGAAGTTAAGATCCACTTTTCTGAGACCAGAAGTTTCAACAAACCTCGGGAAGTTAACAATAAAATGGAGGTGTCTCAACCTCCTCCTGTAAAACCTCAACAAACACTTAGATCCACCCGGAGTAGGTCCGAAGGGATGTCTACCAGAAGAGTACAGCTTTCCAACAGGGAGAGGCTGCTTCTCAGAAAACAAGCCCTCAAGATGAAGAAGCAACCAGTGCTTGCTGTTG GGAGGAGCAATATTGTTACTGGAGTTGCAAAAAATATCAAAGAACACTTTAAGAAGTATCCTCTTGCGATTGTGAATGTCAAAGGAAGGGCAAAAGGGACTTCAGTTAGGGAGGTGGTTTTTAAGCTGGAG CAAGCTACAGGTGCTGTTCTTGTTTCTCAAGAGCCAAGCAAAGTCATATTGTATAGAGGTTGGGGACCAGGTGGAGAGCGTGGTGCTTCTAATGGAAATGACACCAGTAATTCGAAAAACAGCAGAGAGCAAAAGGAACTAATGTCAATATCTCCTGAACTTATATCAGCAATCAGACTTGAATGTGGCTTGCAGTCCAACAATGATATGGAAGTTGCTTCATAG
- the LOC101268050 gene encoding NADH dehydrogenase [ubiquinone] flavoprotein 1, mitochondrial: MAPIKGLLSLQRTALAQRSSERWGQYGRLFSTQAASTASTPQPTPPPPPPERTHFGGLKDEDRIFTNLYGLHDPYLKGAMKRGDWYRTKDLVIKGSDWIVNEMKKSGLRGRGGAGFPSGLKWSFMPKTTDGRPSYLVVNADESEPGTCKDREIMRHDPHKLLEGCLIAGVGMRARAAYIYIRGEYVNERLSLQKARQEAYEAGLLGKNACGSGYDFDVYIHFGAGAYICGEETALLESLEGKQGKPRLKPPFPANAGLYGCPTTVTNVETVAVSPTILRRGPEWFASFGRKNNAGTKLFCISGHVNKPCTVEEEMSISLKELLERHCGGVRGGWDNLLAVIPGGSSVPLLPKNICEDVLMDFDALKAVQSGLGTAAVIVMDKSTDVVDAIARLSYFYKHESCGQCTPCREGTGWLWMIMERMKVGNAKLEEIDMLQEVTKQIEGHTICALGDAAAWPVQGLIRHFRPELERRIREHAERELQQAAAA, from the exons ATG GCACCTATAAAGGGCCTTCTTTCTCTACAACGAACTGCATTAGCTCAGCGTTCTAGTGAAAGATGGGGCCAATATGGTAGGTTATTTAGCACTCAGGCTGCATCAACTGCTAGCACTCCCCAACCtacacccccacccccacctccCGAGAGGACTCACTTTGGTGGCCTTAAAGATGAGGATCGTATTTTCACAAATCTCTACGGATTGCATGACCCTTACCTCAAAGGTGCCATGAAGCGAGGAGATTGGTACAGAACAAAAGATCTTGTCATCAAGGGTTCTGACTGGATCgtgaatgaaatgaagaaatctGGTCTTCGAGGACGTGGTGGTGCTGGTTTTCCATCTGGTCTCAAATGGTCCTTCATGCCAAAGACAACAGATGGCCGTCCTTCATATCTTGTCGTCAATGCTGATGAAAGTGAACCTGGAACCTGTAAAGACAGGGAAATCATGCGGCATGACCCACACAAGTTGTTGGAAGGCTGTCTGATTGCAGGAGTGGGGATGAGAGCTAGAGCTGCTTATATTTATATCAGGGGAGAGTATGTGAATGAAAGGTTGAGCCTTCAGAAGGCTAGACAAGAAGCCTATGAAGCTGGATTGTTGGGGAAAAATGCTTGTGGATCTGGTTATGATTTTGACGTATATATTCATTTTGGTGCTGGTGCCTATATTTGTGGTGAAGAGACAGCTCTTCTGGAGAGCCTTGAGGGCAAACAAGGCAAACCAAGATTGAAGCCTCCATTTCCAGCTAATGCAGGACTATATGGATGTCCAACAACTGTTACAAATGTTGAAACAGTAGCTGTTTCACCAACCATCTTAAGGCGTGGTCCAGAGTGGTTTGCTAGTTTTGGCCGGAAGAATAATGCCGGGACAAAGCTGTTTTGCATCTCAGGCCATGTTAACAAGCCCTGTACAGTTGAAGAGGAAATGAGTATTTCATTGAAGGAGCTGCTAGAGAGGCACTGTGGTGGTGTGCGTGGAGGATGGGACAATTTGCTTGCTGTTATACCAGGAGGTTCATCTGTTCCACTGCTTCCCAAGAACATATGTGAGGATGTACTTATGGATTTTGATGCACTCAAAGCTGTGCAGTCAGGGTTGGGAACTGCTGCTGTAATTGTCATGGACAAGTCAACTGATGTTGTAGATGCAATTGCAAGGCTCTCGTACTTCTACAAGCACGAGAGTTGTGGTCAATGTACACCATGTAGGGAAGGCACAGGATGGCTTTGGATGATCATGGAAAGAATGAAGGTTGGCAATGCAAAGTTGGAAGAGATTGACATGCTCCAAGAGGTGACAAAACAGATTGAAGGGCACACTATTTGTGCCTTGGGTGACGCTGCTGCTTGGCCAGTACAGGGTCTTATTAGGCACTTTAGACCAGAGCTAGAAAGGAGGATCAGGGAGCATGCAGAGAGGGAGCTACAACAGGCAGCTGCTGCTTGA